One stretch of Paenibacillus sp. FSL R5-0341 DNA includes these proteins:
- a CDS encoding GlsB/YeaQ/YmgE family stress response membrane protein, whose product MGWLWSLIIGGIIGWLAGLIVGRDIPGGVIGNIIAGFIGGWLGGVILGDMGPEMGGFHIVPALIGAIVLVAIVSLIFRSMGRSRG is encoded by the coding sequence ATGGGTTGGTTATGGTCATTAATTATCGGTGGTATCATTGGTTGGTTGGCAGGTTTGATCGTTGGTCGTGACATTCCAGGTGGTGTTATTGGTAACATCATTGCTGGTTTCATCGGTGGATGGTTAGGTGGAGTAATCTTGGGCGATATGGGTCCTGAGATGGGCGGATTCCACATTGTACCTGCATTGATCGGTGCGATCGTTCTTGTAGCCATCGTAAGCTTGATCTTCCGTTCGATGGGACGTAGTCGCGGGTAA
- a CDS encoding AAA family ATPase has product MTINEQQTDPTQAIYTYDEQHDTRIRVEGYAIYSRLIRGISEALHQRYGVEYKLYASSDPNNEYWELLREDLQNGSEEVELVARIFEDLELQTLHYDDDGDVPTYGVHYSIRNNVFAYPKWGVALVRVPFFRENGIYSEDFVFAIGDEEMKQFLGSVRERERQQNMKKVTVYTDARNGSDRHVESITRSVGREDVVLSAEIKQDIFRSLDQFFEADRSFYRDYDIPYKRGILLYGHPGNGKTTLVKSIAGSIPGPAAYWQITEYTNSESVREVFEAAKRLAPMVLIIEDIDSMPDEVRSFFLNTLDGATSKEGIFLIGTTNYPEKIDPGLMNRAGRFDRAYEIPLPDEALRLQYLQQRGFTVFAGEEGTVEAARLTDTFSLAQLGELYVSAALEWHQNGQTDIEKVIQSMRGELDKSHKHTWLAQPGKGRAGFY; this is encoded by the coding sequence ATGACAATAAACGAACAACAAACGGATCCAACGCAGGCGATTTATACCTATGATGAACAGCATGATACCCGAATTCGAGTGGAAGGGTACGCCATCTATTCAAGGCTGATTCGTGGAATTAGTGAGGCGCTCCATCAGCGCTATGGGGTTGAATACAAGCTTTATGCGAGTTCTGACCCGAACAATGAATACTGGGAGTTACTCCGGGAAGATTTGCAAAATGGTAGCGAGGAAGTGGAATTGGTAGCCCGCATATTCGAGGATCTGGAGCTTCAGACCTTGCATTACGACGACGATGGCGATGTGCCGACTTATGGTGTGCATTACTCCATTCGCAACAACGTATTTGCCTATCCGAAATGGGGCGTAGCACTTGTGCGGGTTCCATTTTTCCGCGAGAACGGGATCTACAGTGAAGACTTTGTCTTTGCCATCGGTGATGAGGAGATGAAGCAGTTTCTGGGTAGTGTCCGAGAGCGGGAACGTCAGCAAAATATGAAAAAAGTGACGGTATACACCGATGCCCGGAATGGCAGCGATCGTCATGTCGAATCCATTACTCGTTCCGTGGGAAGAGAGGATGTTGTTCTCTCGGCGGAGATCAAGCAGGATATCTTCCGTTCGCTAGATCAGTTCTTCGAAGCGGATCGTTCCTTCTACAGAGATTACGATATCCCGTACAAACGAGGCATTTTATTGTATGGGCATCCGGGAAACGGCAAGACCACATTGGTGAAATCCATTGCTGGAAGTATTCCGGGACCGGCTGCGTATTGGCAGATTACGGAGTATACCAACAGTGAATCGGTGCGTGAAGTGTTCGAGGCTGCCAAACGGCTTGCACCGATGGTGTTGATCATTGAGGACATCGATTCGATGCCGGATGAAGTCCGTTCCTTTTTCCTGAATACATTGGATGGCGCTACGTCGAAAGAAGGCATTTTCCTGATCGGGACAACGAATTATCCGGAGAAAATAGATCCGGGCCTGATGAACCGTGCTGGACGGTTCGACCGGGCTTACGAGATTCCGTTGCCCGATGAAGCATTGCGCCTGCAATATTTGCAGCAACGGGGCTTCACCGTATTTGCTGGTGAAGAAGGTACAGTTGAGGCTGCTCGTCTGACCGACACGTTCTCTCTTGCGCAGCTGGGTGAATTGTATGTCAGCGCTGCGCTGGAATGGCATCAGAATGGACAGACAGATATTGAGAAAGTCATTCAGTCGATGCGTGGCGAGCTGGACAAGAGCCACAAACACACTTGGCTGGCACAGCCGGGTAAGGGACGTGCAGGATTTTATTGA
- a CDS encoding RtcB family protein — protein MNTEFNLFTNPNEFAGAYRHEVKLPAGDLTVYAAQQLFSSLDYKVFEMANNNLQIPGISYMSYTPDVHVGVGTCIGTTAVWDAQSGYVSPSIVGSDIGCGMRVHMTNLHKDELKDIKLRRKLVKAIEKVLPMEANQRGHYSDIRLEHIVRKGLHGLPKKYIPDSYTPKKSTSMTHVESSKFSYDQDVLNHVPDMTWHRSHRQLGTLGGGNHFAEIQAIEIAEENREIAEAWGLYDGQVVVMIHSGSRAWGGYVSQMSSSAIAKVMQRLNLGTSDPRLVFAPLEHAEGRHYVNMMYSALNYAVVNRHLIAYAIREAFRDVFGSKCEFRTLYDLMHNYAWEESHADQGSVFVHRKGATRALPAGHPDNPKPYLATGHPALIPGSMGTASYIMVGQPQGADNYYSICHGAGRIRSRTATKRLVSVEDFATALGVGTEDEIVVNQRSLESIIDESPQAYKNVDEIIDSVTGAGLAQVVAKCKPLVAVKGAK, from the coding sequence ATGAATACAGAATTTAATTTATTTACCAATCCAAACGAATTCGCAGGTGCTTATCGGCACGAAGTGAAATTGCCTGCAGGCGACCTAACCGTATATGCGGCGCAACAGCTCTTCTCCTCGCTCGATTACAAGGTGTTCGAGATGGCGAACAATAATCTGCAGATTCCGGGAATTTCTTATATGAGTTACACACCAGACGTGCATGTCGGTGTAGGCACCTGCATTGGAACGACAGCCGTGTGGGATGCACAGAGCGGATACGTATCTCCTTCCATTGTGGGCAGTGACATTGGCTGTGGCATGCGAGTGCATATGACGAACCTGCATAAGGACGAATTGAAAGACATCAAACTCCGCCGCAAACTCGTCAAGGCTATTGAGAAAGTATTGCCGATGGAGGCGAACCAGCGAGGTCATTACTCGGATATCAGACTGGAGCATATCGTTCGTAAAGGGCTGCATGGTTTACCCAAAAAGTATATTCCGGACAGCTACACACCGAAAAAATCAACCTCGATGACACATGTGGAAAGCAGCAAGTTCAGTTACGATCAGGATGTGTTAAATCATGTTCCTGATATGACGTGGCATCGTTCGCATCGTCAGCTCGGTACACTGGGTGGAGGGAATCATTTTGCCGAGATTCAGGCGATTGAGATCGCTGAAGAGAATCGTGAAATCGCCGAAGCTTGGGGATTGTACGATGGACAGGTCGTGGTTATGATTCATTCCGGCTCTCGTGCATGGGGTGGTTATGTCAGTCAGATGAGTTCGTCAGCAATTGCCAAAGTCATGCAGCGGCTTAACCTGGGTACTTCCGATCCGAGACTGGTCTTTGCTCCACTGGAGCATGCGGAAGGTCGTCATTATGTAAACATGATGTATTCTGCATTGAATTACGCTGTTGTCAATCGTCACCTGATTGCGTATGCTATTCGCGAAGCATTCCGGGATGTGTTTGGCTCCAAATGTGAATTCCGTACATTATACGACTTGATGCACAACTATGCCTGGGAAGAATCCCATGCGGACCAAGGTTCGGTTTTTGTGCATCGTAAAGGGGCGACACGTGCGTTGCCGGCAGGTCACCCGGACAATCCAAAGCCATACCTGGCAACAGGACATCCAGCGCTTATTCCCGGTTCCATGGGAACTGCTTCATATATCATGGTGGGTCAGCCACAAGGTGCTGATAATTATTATTCGATATGTCATGGTGCAGGTCGGATCCGTTCGCGGACAGCAACGAAACGATTGGTTTCCGTGGAAGATTTTGCTACGGCACTAGGCGTGGGTACAGAAGATGAGATCGTGGTAAACCAACGCTCACTTGAATCCATTATTGATGAATCACCTCAGGCTTATAAAAATGTAGATGAAATTATAGACAGTGTTACTGGCGCAGGCCTGGCTCAGGTTGTAGCCAAATGTAAACCGCTTGTAGCGGTAAAGGGAGCGAAATAA
- a CDS encoding TerC family protein translates to MEVSLLLEYGWVLAVLVVLEGLLAADNALVLAIMVKHLPEDKRKKALFYGLMGAFVFRLGSLFLISFLVDVWQVQAIGALYLLYISINHIVKKILGSRNKTDEAADSTPKKPKKQSGFWMTVFKVEVADIAFAVDSILAAVALAVALPPSGLPPIGGLDGGQFIVIFLGGFIGLVIMRFAATYFVKLLHSRPGLEVAAFVIVGWVGVKLAVITLAHPSLGVLDEHFPENKIWKFGFYIVLITIAVCGWFLSSKAPDKEDENPVEELEKQAGL, encoded by the coding sequence TTGGAAGTTTCATTATTATTGGAATATGGGTGGGTGCTGGCCGTCTTAGTAGTTCTTGAAGGACTACTTGCAGCAGATAATGCATTGGTACTCGCAATTATGGTTAAACACTTACCTGAAGATAAGCGCAAAAAAGCGTTGTTCTATGGTCTGATGGGTGCATTTGTTTTCCGTTTAGGTTCGTTGTTCCTGATCTCTTTCCTCGTCGATGTATGGCAAGTGCAAGCGATCGGTGCCCTGTATCTCCTGTATATCTCGATTAACCACATCGTTAAAAAGATACTGGGTAGTCGAAATAAGACAGATGAAGCAGCTGATTCAACGCCTAAGAAACCGAAAAAACAATCTGGTTTCTGGATGACCGTTTTCAAGGTCGAAGTAGCAGATATCGCATTTGCAGTCGATTCCATTTTGGCTGCCGTTGCTTTGGCCGTGGCGTTGCCACCAAGTGGATTGCCTCCAATTGGCGGACTTGACGGTGGACAGTTTATCGTTATCTTCCTCGGTGGATTCATCGGGCTTGTGATCATGCGTTTTGCAGCCACATACTTTGTGAAATTGCTTCATTCCCGTCCAGGGCTTGAAGTTGCGGCTTTTGTCATCGTAGGTTGGGTAGGGGTTAAGCTGGCAGTTATTACACTCGCACACCCTTCATTGGGTGTTCTGGATGAGCATTTCCCGGAAAATAAAATTTGGAAATTCGGATTTTATATTGTACTGATCACCATTGCGGTATGTGGTTGGTTCCTGTCTTCCAAAGCTCCTGATAAAGAAGACGAGAATCCGGTTGAAGAGTTGGAAAAACAAGCAGGACTGTAA
- a CDS encoding DUF3817 domain-containing protein, protein MYRSRRKMMLHSMLGRFRLMLWLQGISYVLLLFVAFPLRDAGIMPQAVTWFGNLYGFLFLMHLLFMVSLYTSQKWRLRRPIALFFVSFIPLGNMIYDVVVFRKLYRQLNKA, encoded by the coding sequence ATGTATAGAAGCAGGAGGAAAATGATGTTACATTCTATGCTGGGGCGCTTCCGGCTAATGTTGTGGTTGCAGGGCATTTCGTACGTATTGCTGCTGTTTGTTGCTTTTCCATTGAGAGATGCCGGGATTATGCCGCAGGCTGTCACATGGTTTGGAAATTTATATGGTTTTTTGTTTTTAATGCACTTGTTATTTATGGTGAGTTTGTATACTTCACAGAAGTGGCGTCTGCGTCGTCCAATTGCTCTATTCTTCGTTTCCTTTATTCCGCTGGGGAACATGATCTACGATGTTGTTGTATTTCGTAAGTTATACCGTCAACTAAATAAAGCTTGA
- a CDS encoding glycosyltransferase family 4 protein has product MKIAMVAPEKLPLPGNGSVEICILGIARELAHRHQVTIISRQMAGLATTELIDGITIQRVPASSPVGYTKAAIRLLSKQAYDVIQVDNRPRSMAAIKRAFPRTPVVLYLHSLTFAQPGPSRLALMKKADWIAVNSQSLRQKLGRRFPLVKRRMSVVPLGADLSRFRPAESSEEQLRLRTQFGITKPFSILYVGRLIPGKGVDILIRATALLQQEVPVQLVVAGKGPPYYMRRLRDLARKQKVHISFRGQINHEYIDQLYRAVDCLVCPSQEHEAFGLVNVEAMASGLPVVASDNGGIREIIESGSNGYLVTSYKRPQRFASCLNKLASNPASAELLGKTGRDSAMAHFSWARTAIHLEATYTRLIRE; this is encoded by the coding sequence ATGAAAATAGCTATGGTTGCACCCGAGAAATTGCCTTTGCCCGGAAACGGTTCAGTGGAAATATGCATCCTAGGGATTGCTCGCGAACTTGCACATCGTCATCAGGTGACCATCATAAGTCGTCAAATGGCAGGTCTCGCCACCACGGAGCTAATCGACGGTATCACCATTCAGCGTGTCCCTGCATCAAGTCCTGTTGGGTACACCAAAGCAGCAATACGTTTGTTATCCAAGCAAGCTTATGATGTGATTCAAGTGGATAACAGGCCCCGCAGCATGGCTGCCATTAAACGCGCTTTCCCTCGCACCCCGGTTGTACTCTACCTCCACTCGTTAACATTCGCGCAACCTGGGCCTTCCAGACTTGCATTGATGAAAAAAGCCGATTGGATTGCCGTCAACAGTCAATCCTTGCGACAAAAGCTAGGTCGCCGATTTCCGCTCGTAAAACGCCGGATGAGTGTTGTTCCACTAGGTGCAGATTTAAGCCGCTTCAGGCCTGCTGAGTCCAGTGAAGAACAGCTTCGCCTGCGTACACAATTTGGAATAACTAAACCATTCTCTATTCTGTATGTCGGCCGGCTCATCCCTGGCAAAGGTGTAGACATATTAATACGTGCGACTGCCCTTCTTCAGCAAGAGGTGCCTGTTCAACTGGTTGTTGCAGGCAAAGGCCCTCCGTATTATATGCGCAGACTTCGCGATCTTGCTCGAAAACAAAAAGTCCATATATCCTTCAGAGGTCAGATAAACCATGAATATATCGACCAGTTGTACCGGGCAGTCGATTGTCTGGTATGTCCTTCTCAAGAACATGAAGCCTTTGGGCTGGTTAATGTTGAAGCGATGGCTTCAGGATTACCCGTCGTTGCCTCTGATAACGGAGGTATTCGTGAAATTATTGAATCAGGTAGCAATGGATACCTTGTCACCTCTTATAAACGTCCACAACGTTTCGCTTCTTGCCTGAACAAACTTGCAAGCAATCCGGCTTCTGCCGAATTGTTAGGTAAGACTGGCCGAGATAGCGCAATGGCACATTTTAGTTGGGCTAGAACAGCCATACATCTGGAAGCCACCTATACCAGGCTCATCCGAGAATGA
- a CDS encoding HIRAN domain-containing protein — protein sequence MNTKLFAAMYGMEYFHGVQALHVGDTVYLVKDPDNRLDRQAIKVVIPPIGAVGYIVNDPLVVPHGCWTGTAFYDVFHQLTCAKVRFMMRDMVIMELIEMSHIPVPQMDSFITGWQSREKA from the coding sequence ATGAACACCAAATTATTCGCAGCGATGTATGGGATGGAGTATTTCCATGGAGTGCAAGCTTTACATGTGGGGGACACCGTGTATCTCGTCAAAGATCCAGATAATCGTTTGGACCGTCAAGCGATTAAGGTTGTTATTCCCCCGATTGGAGCTGTAGGTTATATCGTTAATGATCCGCTTGTCGTACCGCATGGATGTTGGACCGGGACGGCATTCTATGATGTTTTTCATCAACTAACGTGTGCCAAAGTGCGCTTCATGATGAGGGATATGGTTATTATGGAGTTAATTGAGATGAGCCACATTCCTGTTCCGCAAATGGATTCTTTTATTACCGGATGGCAATCTCGCGAAAAAGCTTAA
- a CDS encoding WYL domain-containing protein: MTEKLIRLLRILQAIQANPGISAKELALKCGTTVRTIYRDLRILDRVAPIMNEGYGKGYRFIGEFAMYPLDFTEQEAMVFSMLPSVVDTSKLPAEFDSAFDKVMSAHTKLKSRNSDIVENIAGIIRMGTPAYREEGKDPNLLIPIIEAILSQQTIRTQYHTLTRNEITVRDIDPYYLIPRDQRFYLIGYCHLLQKVRLFRISRFLDVTRTHAGFDKGDFNITQYMKNTWSIDRGDENIHFKVRFSEKIAPYIKEEEMFVRPRMTDMSDGGLLFEVTLNSSREFLKWLYQFGPEAEVLEPREFRREIRRQLVEWLKHYDNEVSL, from the coding sequence ATGACAGAGAAATTAATTCGTCTGCTGCGTATACTTCAGGCTATACAAGCAAATCCCGGAATTTCCGCCAAGGAGTTGGCGCTGAAATGCGGTACAACTGTACGCACGATATATCGTGATCTCCGGATTTTGGACAGGGTCGCCCCGATTATGAACGAAGGATACGGCAAGGGATACCGATTCATTGGTGAGTTTGCGATGTATCCGTTAGACTTTACTGAACAGGAAGCGATGGTCTTCTCCATGCTTCCATCCGTAGTTGATACCTCCAAGTTGCCTGCTGAATTTGATTCAGCTTTTGACAAGGTCATGTCGGCTCATACCAAATTAAAATCAAGAAACAGTGACATTGTAGAGAATATTGCGGGAATTATTCGAATGGGTACGCCAGCTTATCGTGAGGAAGGAAAAGATCCCAATTTGCTGATTCCCATCATTGAAGCGATCCTAAGCCAGCAAACGATTCGTACTCAATATCATACGCTGACAAGAAATGAGATTACCGTCCGGGATATCGATCCTTATTATCTCATTCCTCGTGATCAACGTTTTTATTTGATTGGATACTGTCATTTGCTGCAAAAGGTTCGATTGTTTCGAATTAGCCGCTTTCTGGATGTGACAAGAACACATGCCGGATTCGACAAGGGTGATTTCAACATAACGCAGTACATGAAGAACACATGGTCCATTGACCGTGGCGACGAGAATATCCATTTCAAGGTAAGATTCTCTGAGAAAATAGCCCCCTACATAAAAGAAGAAGAAATGTTTGTTCGCCCGCGAATGACGGATATGTCGGATGGGGGATTGTTATTTGAAGTGACACTGAATAGCAGCCGAGAATTTTTGAAATGGTTATATCAATTCGGACCCGAGGCAGAGGTACTTGAACCTCGTGAGTTTCGTAGAGAGATACGCAGGCAACTTGTGGAGTGGTTGAAGCATTATGACAACGAAGTATCTTTGTGA
- a CDS encoding 50S ribosomal protein L25, translated as MKSNGKMAQLTATPRTEKKGAALRLLRQGGRVPAVVYGPGQEGASIHVDEKEMLKVARTGRSEMFNLNVEGGKTVPVLIKDQQERNGRLLHVDFLQISKNKPISVSVSIDFQGTAAGSKAGGVFQTQETQLEVEGLPADLPTSIEVDVSGLDIGDRLTAADIKLDKGLTLVTSPESIIASVMPPQAVEEEPTASAEEAEPAAEEKATEE; from the coding sequence ATGAAATCCAACGGAAAAATGGCTCAACTTACAGCAACGCCAAGAACTGAAAAGAAAGGTGCAGCACTGCGCCTGTTAAGACAAGGTGGACGAGTTCCCGCTGTCGTATACGGCCCGGGACAAGAAGGTGCCTCCATACATGTAGATGAAAAAGAAATGCTGAAAGTGGCACGCACAGGCCGCTCCGAAATGTTCAACCTGAATGTTGAGGGTGGTAAAACGGTTCCGGTGCTGATCAAAGATCAGCAAGAGCGTAACGGACGTTTGCTGCATGTAGACTTTCTGCAAATTTCCAAGAATAAGCCGATCAGCGTAAGTGTATCGATCGACTTCCAGGGTACAGCAGCTGGTTCGAAAGCTGGCGGTGTATTCCAGACACAAGAAACACAATTGGAAGTAGAAGGATTGCCTGCGGATCTGCCAACTTCTATTGAGGTTGATGTGAGCGGATTGGACATTGGTGATCGCTTGACTGCTGCGGATATCAAACTAGATAAAGGTTTGACACTCGTAACATCACCTGAATCCATCATCGCGTCCGTCATGCCGCCACAAGCGGTTGAGGAAGAGCCAACAGCTTCTGCTGAGGAAGCTGAACCGGCAGCTGAAGAAAAAGCTACCGAAGAATAA